In Scomber japonicus isolate fScoJap1 chromosome 7, fScoJap1.pri, whole genome shotgun sequence, one genomic interval encodes:
- the LOC128361915 gene encoding protein sel-1 homolog 3, with protein LHIFHFTQGHTISTSSSQSDESPPDNFIEFDSVPDKVVDGSVVRVRYQCSGQCQLAVEVVMSTLRKTDLVVFRRKWISSAPRVNRFHQVQLRFPPSILYQHSFFNRHILEAQSVTVRAWLDHLHDSSEPGTYHSAIVRIYKVLQIMPLSERPTRPPTECPSWSAQLMWQMTRNRIHQCPHESDVIDMLKFPLASTGEHFGMVRRFQPFIDRALERARLHAVTQPSVTISMWIYLLKWCHKRLCGIVHHIDGRNAFDSVLMLLTDTGDIIIQARVTTGEDEAFRTSVKMPLWKWIRLDCYIQDSKVRLDTTWDDETIINEYKFRDSIHYDDTDGYLVIGGSKYIPGIRGYFGAIKYYRFGTKEVKNQLNPKSTLQDLDKTHQECQEIKAFTAAFMKGVTQSHLPSPIKTGFCTAHFINLWSEFGEKICRQTWTLETQLKYSTLSQYLFTNEEKLRTGSLGMKKLGSALFEQAAGTVFAADQAQIKITSKLTSLLQVSSCFGNHKASLLLAMIHLTGLGNSVNQTLGHVYSLIGASGDNRFALMQAGYKHALGIDGFPKDMDMAYSYYSNVGAQSNIDSYKMHENKQYKLEHFYLSNQEDINSLKHNTNDIFQYMKLQAVQGDTESQKRLGHMLYWGQHGISKDIASAVKWFERSAMQMKDPSAMYDYSILLMKGRGVKRNYTQGFQLMEKAAAMGSISALNGLGWYHGIVLNDHKTAMKYFEQAALNGSDDGMFNLGIYHLGGKSPDSPRRNETAAFQQFLSASRLGHVGATVEAAWYLSTGSLEGMSQDAERAVIMLKKVCEQNGHLGFMIREALQAYLQGSWQEAFVKYVLAAGTGLGLAQSNVAYLCEELNLGYDCHWRYHNYSVLNYDPHPSALLKIGDYYYYSSSAQREDSLSLVGRAISMYSRAALTGSPQGMYNLVILAQQGHILPLSVHSLFNVTHQDEQKIVVEKILKRCVEIEDEDTVTPCSLALLGVQMGKALRKMSQNGAQLLLAYASLLSVVVIIVTVPLQMCFGQMNSSRHAVALRARTSSVSQDGVNLNRVQDGIRRGTYRAAGNLGFTILNGEQWLRQVSDLAVTVSGVCLCTLWITLLYHLL; from the exons TTACATATCTTTCACTTCACTCAGGGGCACACCATTTCAACCTCCTCATCCCAGAGTGATGAGAGCCCACCTGACAATTTCATAGAGTTTGACTCAGTCCCTGACAAAGTGGTAGATGGCTCAGTGGTTCGTGTGCGGTATCAATGCTCCGGGCAATGTCAGCTTGCCGTGGAGGTGGTGATGTCCACATTAAGGAAGACAGATTTAGTGGTCTTCAGGAGGAAATGGATCAGCAGTGCACCCCGAGTCAACAGATTCCACCAGGTGCAGCTCAGATTCCCTCCATCCATTTTATATCAACACAGCTTTTTCAACAGACACATTCTGGAGGCCCAGAGTGTGACAGTTCGTGCTTGGTTAGACCATCTTCATGACAGCAGTGAACCCGGGACATACCATAGCGCCATTGTGAGGATTTACAAAGTGCTACAGATAATGCCACTCTCTGAGCGGCCAACTAGACCTCCCACTGAGTGCCCTTCATGGTCGGCTCAACTGATGTGGCAGATGACCAGAAACAGAATCCATCAGTGTCCGCATGAGTCAG ATGTAATTGATATGCTAAAGTTCCCCCTGGCAAGTACCGGTGAGCACTTTGGAATGGTCCGCAGGTTCCAGCCTTTTATCGACAGAGCCCTGGAGAGAGCCCGTCTTCATGCTGTGACACAGCCCAG CGTCACCATATCTATGTGGATCTACCTACTGAAATGGTGTCACAAGAGGCTCTGTGGGATCGTCCATCATATTGATGGGAGAAATGCATTCGATTCCGTTTTGATGTTGCTTACGGACACAG GGGACATCATAATTCAGGCACGTGTGACGACAGGAGAAGATGAAGCTTTCCGAACCAGTGTGAAGATGCCCCTGTGGAAATGGATTAGACTAGACTGTTATATACAGGACTCAAAG GTGCGGCTGGATACAACATGGGACGATGAAACTATTATAAACGAATATAA ATTTCGGGACAGTATCCATTATGATGACACTGATGGATACCTTGTCATTGGAGGAAGCAAATACATACCAGGCATCCGTGGGTACTTTGGGGCTATAAAATACTATCGTTTTGGAACTAAAGAG GTGAAAAATCAACTTAACCCCAAGTCAACATTACAAGATCTGGATAAAACTCATCAGGAGTGTCAGGAAATAAAAGCTTTTACAGCTGCTTTCATGAAGGGAGTAACCCAGAGTCACCTCCCATCACCAATCAAAACAG GTTTCTGTACCGCTCACTTCATAAACCTGTGGAGTGAGTTTGGTGAGAAAATCTGCAGACAAACATGGACCTTGGAAACACAACTTAAATATAGCACACTGTCTCAGTACTTGTTCACAAATGAGGAAAAACTCAGAACAG GATCGCTGGGGATGAAGAAGCTCGGGAGTGCTTTGTTTGAACAAGCAGCTGGTACAGTGTTCGCCGCAGATCAGGCACAAATTAAAATCACGTCCAAATTAACTTCATTATTGCAAGTGTCCTCCTGTTTTGGAAATCACAAAGCGTCCCTCTTGTTGGCCATGATCCACCTCACCGGCTTGGGGAACTCAGTCAATCAAACACTG GGTCATGTCTATAGTTTGATTGGCGCGTCCGGTGATAACCGCTTCGCGCTGATGCAAGCAGGGTACAAGCATGCACTAGGAATTGATGGCTTTCCAAAAGACATGGACATGGCTTATAGCTACTACTCCAATGTTGGGGCACAGAGTAATATTGACAGTTACAAGATGCATGAAAATAAG CAATACAAACTAGAACACTTCTATCTAAGCAATCAAGAGGATATTAACAGcctgaaacacaacacaaatgaCATCTTCCAATATATGAAACTTCAAGCAGTGCAAGGAGACACCGAATCTcag AAACGCCTGGGACACATGCTGTACTGGGGCCAACATGGAATCTCAAAGGACATTGCCAGTGCCGTGAAATGGTTTGAGAGAAGTGCGATGCAGATGAAGGATCCCTCGGCGATGTACGACTACTCCATCCTACTGATGAAG GGCCGGGGAGTGAAAAGAAATTACACCCAAGGTTTTCAGCTGATGGAGAAAGCAGCAGCAATG GGCTCAATTAGCGCCTTGAATGGTTTAGGCTGGTACCACGGGATTGTACTGAACGACCACAAAACTGCCATGAAATACTTTGAACAAGCAGCGCTAAATGGGAGTGATGATGGCATGTTTAACCTGGGAATTTATCATCTTGGTGGGAAAAGCCCAGACAGTCCACGGAGGAATGAG ACAGCTGCATTCCAGCAGTTTCTGAGCGCATCTCGGCTCGGTCATGTAGGCGCAACAGTGGAGGCAGCCTGGTACCTTTCGACAGGAAGCCTGGAAGGGATGTCTCAGGATGCGGAGAGGGCTGTGAT AATGCTAAAAAAGGTCTGTGAACAGAACGGACACCTTGGATTTATGATCAGAGAGGCCCTCCAAGCATACCTCCAGGGCTCTTG GCAGGAAGCTTTTGTGAAGTATGTTTTGGCAGCTGGAACTGGTCTGGGTTTGGCCCAGAGCAATGTTGCTTACCTGTGTGAG GAACTGAATCTCGGTTATGATTGTCATTGGAGATATCATAACTACTCTGTATTGAACTACGATCCTCATCCGTCCG CCCTGCTGAAAATCGgagactactactactattccTCGAGCGCACAAAGAGAAGATTCATTATCCTTGGTTGGTCGGGCCATATCGATGTATAGCAGAGCAGCTTTAACAGGCAGCCCTCAG GGAATGTACAACCTAGTTATTCTGGCACAACAAGGGCACATTCTTCCACTGAGCGTCCACAGCTTGTTTAATGTCACACATCAAGATGAGCAGAAGATTGTGGTGGAGAAGATCTTAAAAAG ATGTGTGGAGATAGAGGACGAAGACACCGTAACGCCCTGTTCTTTAGCTCTGCTTGGAGTCCAGATGGGAAAAGCCTTGAGGAAAATGAGTCAGAATGGTGCACAGCTCCTCTTG GCATATGCATCTCTGCTGTCTGTCGTTGTCATTATTGTCACTGTGCCATTGCAGATGTGTTTTG GACAAATGAATTCCAGTCGCCATGCGGTTGCACTGAGGGCAAGGACCTCATCTGTCAGCCAAGATGGTGTCAACTTGAATAGAGTGCAAGATGGCATCAGAAGAGGGACCTACAGAGCGGCAGGAAATCTTGGGTTTACCATACTGAATGGCGAGCAGTGGCTCAGGCAGGTCAGCGATTTGGCTGTGACTGTGTCGGGCGTGTGTCTGTGTACTCTCTGGATCACACTCCTCTATCATCTCTTATGA
- the psmb11b gene encoding proteasome subunit beta type-11b yields the protein MSSLPFSNRTSLFNFYTPVAEYLDESPIQFGQISNVQSSISFQDPILSSLSIPTGLPIASSQSVPLPFPMAHGTTTLAFMFQGGVLAAADTRSSCSGLVACPASQKILPIHSHLVGTTSGTSADCALWKRILSRELRLYQLRNGRRLSTRGAAKLLSHMLHPFKGTELCVAATLCGWDGGEVDDQGGTEIDSQRETTKTITQWSSPTTSGQRCLERKKVSFSGPSLVYVCSDGTRLQGTLFSVGSGSPYAYSILDQGVQWGLTMDEAISIAREAVYRATHRDAYSGNCVDIYHISSKGWTRRSREDLKEEYYREKERRRQERRERQDVTL from the exons ATGTCTAGTTTGCCGTTCAGCAACAGGACAAGTCTGTTTAATTTTTATACACCAGTTGCGGAGTACCTTGATGAGAGTCCGATACAGTTTGGACAAATCAGCAATGTCCAGAGCTCCATCTCATTCCAAGACCCCATCCTGTCGTCTCTCTCCATCCCCACAGGCCTTCCCATTGCTTCCTCTCAGTCTGTGCCTCTGCCTTTCCCCATGGCTCATGGCACCACCACCCTGGCTTTCATGTTTCAGGGTGGTGTATTGGCTGCGGCAGACACTCGTTCCAGTTGCTCTGGCCTCGTGGCATGTCCAGCATCCCAGAAGATCCTGCCCATTCACAGCCACTTAGTGGGCACCACCTCAGGTACTTCTGCAGACTGTGCTCTTTGGAAACGGATTCTGTCTCGAGAGCTGCGGCTCTATCAACTGCGCAACGGACGACGGTTGTCCACAAGAGGAGCTGCCAAATTGCTTTCTCACATGCTTCACCCATTTAAGGGGACTGAGCTGTGTGTGGCTGCCACTTTGTGTGGGTGGGATGGAGGAGAAGTAGATGACCAAGGAGGTACAGAGATTGATAGCCAGAGAGAAACAA CAAAGACAATAACTCAGTGGTCTTCACCAACGACTAGTGGTCAGAGGTgcttagaaagaaagaaagtgagttTCTCTGGACCCAGTCTCGTTTACGTGTGCAGTGACGGCACTCGTCTGCAGGGAACACTCTTTTCTGTGGGTTCTGGATCCCCCTATGCCTACTCCATTTTGGACCAAGGGGTTCAGTGGGGACTGACAATGGATGAGGCCATTTCAATAGCCAGAGAGGCGGTATACAGAGCAACACACAGGGATGCATACTCAGGAAACTGTGTAGACATCTATCACATCTCCTCAAAAGGATGGACTCGCAGGAGCAGAGAGGATTTGAAAGAGGAATATtacagagaaaaggaaaggagaagacaagagaggagggagagacaggatGTTACTTtgtaa